The window CTCCAAGGATTCGATTTCTTGAGTTTGAATGGATATCTCCACTGCGTTTATTTCCTTCTCTTCTTTTTGTCTTACTAATGTTTGTCGATATTTACTTCAATTCAGCATGGGAGGTTTCCCATAATGTTTTGTATTGCTTAGGTATCCCTTCATTTTTAAACACTTCTACTTCCAAAGTTTTACCATATTTGCTATATACAAAATATTCATTAGAAATTTTAGTTGGAACGATGGAAACTTCCGAATCGATATCAATATCATTTGTTGAATTGAAAAATTCATAACAATCTGGTGTCCTCACATACTTCAAATTCTCTTGGTTATCTGTAAATTTATTTGTAACTTCATACCGGAATGAAGTTTCACCATAAATAAAGGAACAACTCATAGAATTATCTTTTAAAAAAGATTCCATTTTGATCGGAGTTTTTCCTAAGTGTATGATACTTTCACTGGAGCTAGGACAACAACATCCGCAATGTTCTTCTCTCACCAAAATTGCATTTTTAAATGGATGGTCTAACTTTGCAATCGAAGTTGAGAATCTATCTGATTTATATATAAAATTTTCTTTTTTGTTATAAATGAAAAGTTTTTGTCCCTCTATACATTCTTCCATTTCCGTTTGATTTTTACGTTTTGCAAGAATGAGATCGTAACCATTGATCGAGTTTTGTTCATTGATTTCGTAATCCATTAACTCATTTTGTAAATCTGCTAAATTGCTACTTAATTCTTCAGGTTCAAAACTTAATGAATCAGCCCAGTTTAATTGATGTTCGCTCCATGTAGTGATCGTATAACCAGAAAAGATCCATCCACTTTTTCCGTTATATGCAATTTGAAACCAATATCCCTTAATTGAATCGATGGTGACAAGCTTAGGGTCAATCGCAAGAACACTTGATACATATCCATTGGGAATCTTCTCCAATACATTCGAATCCTTGTTTGGTTTTTCACGAAGACGTAACCTTGAATTGACATTCACCCTCATAAACAGTTCAGGTTTCCTTTCGGAAAAATCAGAGTTTTTTCCATAATAATCCTTTCCTTCATAAGTAAAGTGTATCACAGAGATTTGGTCTTTGTTTTGTACCATTTTTTTGATCATCACTATTGATTTCCAAGGAATGGTTAAACTAACTTTCGTTAAGTCAATGGAATCGTAAACTTGAGCTGCTGGAATTTGTGTGACAAAACGTTGGAGCGATCCTTGCTCTGATTCTACTTTTTTTTCGGAACAACCAAGTAGTAAAAGCATTAAGAAAAAATAGTATTTCGATTTCATAAAATTTGTGCCTAAGATTCAAATTCGATTTTCAATCTACCTAATTTGATTCACAATCATAAATCCTATATTTTATTCTTCGATTCTAAAAATTGGATCGTTTTCGAGGTAGTGATAGAAATTTAGATTTGGGGCGACTCCTTGTGCCGAAGTATAGCGTGTTAACTAAAGTTAGGTGTTCGGTTATATCTTAACCAATTTTTCCATTACTTCCTTTTCTTTTTCTGAAAGCTGTTTTAAAATTTCTGAAGCTTGCACTATATCTTTTTTTTCTTTGCTTTTACTCACTTTCAGAAATAAATTAGAAACGTCTGTCCAAAGATTTGCAATTTCAATGAATTCTTTATGAGCCTGAGCGAGTGTGCCAAGTTTTAATAATTCGTAACTTTCTTGTAAGAAGTCCCTGTATAAATTTCTGAACAAGGCACCACCTGTTCCTGCTTTTTGCATCAGCATGGCAGATGTAGAAAAATCACCTGTTATCTCATTTGTCGTTTCGAACCACTTGGATATTTCTTTACTTGTTTTCAATATTCCTTTGTACCCAATATTATTAATTGGTGGATTGAGATAATCAATTGCATTATTACGAATGGCTGTTGGGATTACTTTTTTTAGATCAAACTTTTTGTTTGTTTTGTTTATGATGTAATACAAATTTTTTGAGGCCATTGGACCTTTTTCGGATCTTGCTAGTTCTAAACTTTTCAGACTTGTTTTTACTTGTCCGCCTTGTTGTTTTGTATCAACCAAAAAAGCATATTCTTTATCATAACCGTAAATAGCAGTATAATGCCCAGCAAAGTGAATCGGTTTTGAAAAATACTCTAAATGATAACAGTCAAGTTTGAGTCCAACTACCTTCCCTTTGTTTAGAAGTTGTTTTACGTTGTCCCAAGCTTTTTGCTTTGAAGAAGTTTCGTTAGATATTAGTTCAAGATTTAAGTTTTTAATAATGTTTTGCGTGAGCAAGTCAGGTTTGATTCGTCCACCGATGAAAGGGAAATTCATAGTTTTCATATTCCAAAAAATGAAACCTAGTCCTTCACCTAATCCAAAAAGCATTGGTTCAGATAGGTCGATATTGAGTTGTCGTAACAATGTTCCTGTTGCGGTCGTCTCACAATGTTGTCCGTCAAATGGTTTTAAATTCTCAATTTTCATTTTGTTTACTTTTTTTGTCAAATTTGGCGCATAAGACCTACCGAAGTTGTCCCTGAGTCCCGGAACGGGACATTAGGGACTGGCATGTCGCTCGTATTTGCAAGTTGAATGCCAGGAGGAAATTGGCCGTCGGCCGAAAGAGGCCTTGTGCCGAAGCGTATCGTTAAGGTGCTGTTATGTGATGGTCAGCAGATTAATTAATCCAGTTTTCTATTTTAAGTTCTTTAATTCTTTTATACTCTTTTTCATTATTTGTAACTAAAATAATGTCACTAGCAATAGCCTGAGAAGCGATGAGTAAATCATACGGTCCAATTATTTCTCCCTTTTTCTCTAGTTTAGTTCTGATAGTTCCTGCTACCGATGCTGATTCTGAGTCAAAGTTTATGACATTTAGGTAACCCAGAAATTCATTTAGAGTTTTTTGATTTTTATCAGCTTTTTGACTTTTTTGAACACCATATCTTAATTCAAATTCAGTGATGCTAGAAATGAAGATGTTATCTAAACTAATTTTTTTGAATTTTTGGTAAACATTTTCAGGTTTTTTATTAATGATATAAATACAAATATTTGTATCTAATAAATAATGATTCATATAGAATTTCGTTTGTCGAAAGACTTAGGTTGATTTCTCTCAATGAGAAAATCATCCGAAAAATCATTTAGAGACTTCCATAATCTGTCAACGGCATCGTCGATAGGTGATATAATAACGCAATTTCCATCTTTTCTAATGTAGACTTCTTTTCCTTTAAATCTAAATTCTTTAGGGAGTCTAACCGCTTGACTATCACCATTTTTAAATAATTTCGCACGATTCATATATATTATTTAGTATATATTTTGTTGGAATGTCAATTACTATTTTAGCAGTTTTTTCTTTGGCCGTACCCATGTTCTGAGGCATACATTTCCTGACTGTCGTATAACAAGTCTATTTACACACTCGCATGATTCTCTCAAACCCTGCTGTTCATCTTATTTCAATTAACACCCACGTTCACGCTGGTATACGAATTACAGATATCACCCTAATTCCCACTGGCTATCGGCATATCAATGAATCCCTCACACAACGTATGAAGATATCTCTTCTGATTTATTTTTAGTTAGTTTTTCGAAGTGATTTGAAAGAGGAAAATGAGAACCAAGTTTAAACCCCAATACACGGGGCCTAAACTTGAATTTGAAAGAGAAATTGGTTTTACTTCAATCGTTCGATGATTGTTGCAATCCCCATACCACCACCAATACAAAGAGTGATAAGGCCGTAACGAAGGTCTCTTCGTTCCAACTCGTCAAGCACCGTTCCAGTGAGGATAGCACCTGTTGCTCCGAGTGGGTGACCAAGAGCAATCGCTCCACCGTTCACATTGATTTTGGATTCATCGATTCCGAGTGTTTTCTTTACGTATAACACAACAGATGCGAAAGCTTCGTTGATTTCCCAAAGGTCGATGTCTTTTACACTGAGGCCTGCTTGTTTCAAAGCTTTTTGTGAAGCAGAAACAGGTCCAGTTAACATGATGGTTGGGTCTTCACCAGTCGCTACCGTTGCAAGGATTTTTGCACGAGGTTTTAAACCATATTTTTTCAAACCATCATCGTTCGTTACTAAAATCGCCGCAGCACCATCCACGATACCGGATGAGTTTCCAAGTGTATGGATGTGGTTGATTTTTTTCACTTCTGGGTAAGAACGAAGTGCAATGGCATCGAGTTCTTTTTCACCAATCGTTTTGAAAACAGGACCAAGGCTTGAAAGGAATGCATAATCAGATTCCAATCGTGGGTTCTCTTCCTCTGTCACAACAGTTCCATCATCCAAAGTGATTGGGATCACAGATTTTTTGAAGTATCCGTTTTGAATGGCAGCATGAGCTTTTTGTTGTGAAGATTCTGCAAAACGATCTGCTTCTTCACGAGAAATATCATACTTCGTTGCAATTAAGTCAGCAGAGATTCCTTGTGGAACTAGGTTGTAATGAGCAGCAATTTTATCGTTACCTACGTTAAAATCACGACCGATCATATCATCACCCATTTTCACTCGGCTCATGGATTCCACTCCACCACCAACTCCAAGTTCCATCGCTCCAGACGCAACATGGTTTGCTACGTTGTTCAGTGCTTGTAATCCAGATCCGCAAAAACGGTTTACTGTATAACCAGGAACATCTTTTGGCCAATGTGCCGCCATAACCGCATAACGTGCGATACATGCAGCTTGGTCAGCGACTTGGGATACACAACCCATTACAACTTCTTCTACCGTTTTTGGATCGATTCCTGTACGGGATTGGATGGCTTTTAATGTGGCAGCAGCTAATTCTTGTGGGTGGACGGATGCAAGTGTCCCGCGTTTTTTGCCCTTTCCTCTCGGAGTTCGGACAGCATCAATAATATAGGAATTCCCCATGGGTTTACCTCTCTCTGGGTGTTCTAGGAAAAACGTACAGAGTTCGCCTCACAAGAAAAGTAAAAAAATCATCATTTCGTCATAGTTTTTGTGAATTTGTGACGGTAGTACTTCATTTTCGCTTGGATTTGGCAAGAATAGCCCAAAATCATCGCATCGAGCCTGTCTGCCCTACTTTCATTTCGTTCCTCTGCGATCCGAATGTATCGAAAATTGGGGTCAATCGCCTCTGAAAATTCCCGTTTGTTCCAATCCACATACCGCCAGGCACTGAAACTATGGTTCACCCCCACCTTTTCATCGATGGTTCCAATCAGTTGGAACTTGGATTCACAGGGTGTTCGAAAGAAAATGTAACGGTTGAAAAAATACAAAATGGTCCTGTGAGGGTTGGCATCCAAAACGGATCGAAAGTGTTCCTTCATTTCTTCCACAGTGTAAAACAAATCGGGTCCAGAATTGGTGCTCCGAAAGATTACGGGCGAGAATTCATTGGGAGTATAAAGTTTTGTCAAAATGCGAATGTAGGATGGGTCATCCAATCGATAGGGAATTTCGTTAAAGGCAAACGGAAACGGATCGCGTTCCGTCAGATGGATTTCGATATAACGGGTATGATCGTATTCAGGGTCATTGATGTCGGTTGCGACAATTTTTTTGATGTATTTCGCGAGGAACTGGTCTTCATACAAATCTCTGACGGTCACAGCTCCTTCTTCATAAAGAATGGCACTTCCAAAATCAATAAAACTTGCACCAACTAACAAACGTCCAATGGAACCATACTGGTGGTGTAAAATTCGATTCCGAAACATGGAACGTAATATCAAATTATGGTCATACAAACGTTTGCGACCTGACCTTTGTTCTACGACCGTATTTTTTGTTTTTTTGACTTTGTAGTAATGGATGTGATTGGCTAATCCAAACCTTAATTTTTCAAACGCATGGTTTTCTAAAACTCGTTTTTCATCCTCTTCATTTTCAATGATGGTGGTTTCGGCAAACAATGGAGAGACTAGTCCAAAACCCATGCCGAAGTGACACAGGATTAAAAAAAAACTGACTCGGTTCGATGTAGATGAGAAAAATTTGAAAAACACAAATACTGGAATGAAATGGTTAGGTAAGAAACCCGGATGCATTTTGAAAATACGATTCCGGGTCTATGTTTCGAAGGTAAGTTAGAATCTTAATTCCTTTGGCCGAGGATGGGACCACCTGTTTTTTCCATCATTCTTTCTTTGGTCAAAAACAAATCTTCCCTGTTGTCAGCTGCCATCTCTCCGGTTCCATCCAAATAAATAGCTCCTTTGGGACATGCTTCTTCGCATAACCCACAGAAGATGCAGCGAAGTAAATTGATTTCAAATTTTTTGGCATATTTGTCTTCGGGGTGAAGGTGTTGGCGTTCAGCAGTGACTTCTGCCGCTTCGATATGAATCGCATTGGCAGGACAAATCCACATACAACAAAAACATGCCGTACACCTCTCACGACCTTGTTCATCTCGTTTCATAGAGTGCATTCCACGAAAGCGAGTTGAGTATTGTCTTTTTTTATCAGGGTATTCAATTGTGACTTGTTTGTTAAAGAACGCAACCTTCACAAAATGTTTGAGGGTGATCCAAAGGCCTTTGCCAATGGACCAAAAGTAAAATTTTTCATACCAAGAAAACTGGTGTTTTTTGGCTACGTTGACGACATTAACGGTTCCCAACGGATGCCTCCATTTTTTTTGTCATGGTTTTCACAATGAGTTCCACAACACCTGCGGAAGTTTGTAATCCTTGGATGGGATTCATTGACTTTTCAAACGTTTGTTTTAGGCCATTTTTATTGGTAAAACTTCCTTCGGCTTCACAGAAAATCTGAATCGGTGCCGCCAAACTCGCGTTCTTTGCTGCATCAGTCAAATTGGTATCCAAACTAATCACTTGCGTTGGATCGATCCCTTCTGGAATGGATTCTTTCAAAAGGATCACTAGATCAATCGACCCTTGTTTCACTGCGGAGACAATTCCAGAAATTCCAGATGGTGTCGTAAGACCTAAGTCCACTGCCCCTTTGGTATTCGGATGGTAATCTTTTGTGAGTAAAAAATCAACCTGTTCTGTTTCTTTGTTTTGGGCATCTGTCACTCGTGTTTCCCACTGGATGGATTTCCCACTTAATTCACGGGAGAGTGTTTGCAGATTTTGTTTGAGTGCTTCTAAGGTTTCGTTGGATTCGTGAGCGCCACCAAGAACGGCGATTGATTTTGCATCTTTTAAGCGATCAATGATTTTGGAAATTACCACTTGCGAAGTGGATGGTTTTCCACTTTCCAAATAACTGAATAGACGATTATCATTCATCCAATCCAAATCAAATCGACCTTTGTCACAAAGGAAAAACATCCCTTGATCAAAATTTTCCCGAACCATATATCGATACATTTTATTGTCTCGAACATTAGTTGTTACATTACAACCTGTGGAACATCCATGACATACCGATTTATGAGACTTATACCACCAAACACGTGATTTAAACAATGTTTTGTTATTGAGAAGGGCACCCACAGGGCAAATGTCTGCTAAGGCACCTTGGTAATTATGATCTATGGGTTCTGACTTGGCAAGTCCGATGATGGAATGATTTCCTCTTTCAAAGAGACCGAGATTTGATTCCCCTACTTTTTCCTCTTCGAACCTAACACATCGATAACAAACGATACATCGATTGTGATTGATGATGAGATTAGTTCCAATTTCTTCTTGAGGGATATTTCGTTTTTCAAACTCAAATCGAGAATGTCCTGTTCCTGATCCAAAGGCATTGTCTTGCAAACGACATTCCCCAGCCTTATCACAAACTGGACAGTCTAACGGGTGATTGGCGAGAAGGAATTCCATGGTACCAGCTCGTGCTTCTTTCACACGATCGGATTTTGTGATGATACCCATTCCCTCTTTTACAGGAGTATTACAAGCAGCTTGTAACCTAGGCACCCCTTCAATTTCAATGAGACACATACGGCACATTCCGACAATGCTCAGAGCTGGGTGGTAACAGAAGTAAGGAATTTCAACTCCTACTTCTTTTGTTGCATCAATGAGGTTTTTCTTTTCGTCGACTTCGTATTCGACTCCGTCTATCTTTATCTTAACCAAAGAACAGACCCCCTAGGTTTGATTAGACTTAGGTCTTTTGATTTTGTCAAACCTTCATTTGGAAATTATATTTACTTCGGAAAGATACGTGTATGGCTGTAAGTCTACTACATGATTGGAGAAAAATTCCGAATCCACAAATAGGGAACTGGCTCGGATATTGGTCTGTTTTAGAATTTTTGCGATCAGATCATCTAAAATTTGTAAGGCACGAACTTCATAAAAAAAAGCGTTATCGAGATTCATTCTCAAATTGGTAAACGAAGCTCTCCCCGCAAGCGTCAACATAAAGCGATCGTAGATTTCTTCGGCTGATTTTTTCCCAGGGCACCCTTTGATGTCCAATTGCATCTGGGAGATGGAAAGCTCTGTGACATTGACAACCAAAGGAAATTCTTTTTTGTCGATGATGTTCTCTGGTTTGAGTTGTAATACTTGCGCGATTTTTTCGAGAAGGGCTTGGTTTGCGATCGGCTTTAACAAATACGCAGTGACATTGTTTACGGCCGCACGTTTCACTTGGTCTTTTTCTCCGACGGCAGTCAACATGATCACAGGTGTTAACTTCAACATGTCTTTGCCTTTTTCAAGAAAACTAATTCCATCCAAATACGGCATATTCACATCACTGATGACCAAATCATAACTATTGTTACGTACTTTTGTAAGGCCAGACATCCCATCCACCACATGGGTAACATCAAAATTGTAACGTTCCAAAGTGTGTAATAAAAGTTTTGCGCTACTTTCATCGTCTTCAAGGAGTAAAATTTTATATACTTTGGGACGGTTCATCGGTTATCGGTCCTTATTGGTTTGGAATTGCATTTAAATTTGCATACTTCATGAACCATTTTGGTTGTAAGGCTCTTTGGTATAAATACGCATCGACTAACACTAAATTGACAACTGCTTCCACAATGGGCACCGCTCTCGGAAGTACACATGGGTCGTGACGACCTTTTGCTTTCAGAATGGTTTCCTTGTTTTGATCGTTGATTGTTTTTTGTTCTTTTTTGATAGTGGATGTTGGTTTGAAAGCAGCACGAATCACAAGATCCATTCCATTGGAGATTCCACCTTGGATTCCACCAGAACGATTGGTCCGTGTTTTCACTTTGCCAGTGCCTTCTTCTATGTAAAATTCATCATTGTGTGTACTGCCTGTTTGGCGAGTACCAGAAAAACCAGATCCTACTTCAAAACCCTTACAGGCAGAAATGGAAAGAATTGCTTTTGCCAAATCAGCATCTAACTTATCGTAAACGGGATCACCAAGACCTGGAGGAAGGTTTCTCACAACCACCTTCACCACTCCACCAACAGAATCTCCTTCATCACGGAGTTTACGAATGAGTGTTTCCATTTCTTCGTTCGCTGATGCTTTTGGACAACGTGTGGGAAATTGGTCTACCAAATCTCGTGAGATGGGATATTCATCTTCCGTAATATTAGAGTCGATAGGACCAATTGAATCCACAAAACCAACCGTAGAAATTCCCAATTCATTTTCTAAGATGACACGAGCCAGTCCCGCTGCGGCAACCCGACCAATGGTTTCGCGAACAGAAGAGCGACCTCCACCCACATGGGCTCTATGGCCATATTTTTCAGAGTAGGTATAATCTGCATGGGAAGGACGGAAGACATGTGCCATCTCGTCATAATCACTTCCAATCGTATTTTGGTTGTTCACCTTCATGAGGATGGGACTCCCAGTGGTTTTGCCTTCAAACACTCCAGACTCAACGACCATACGGTCCTTTTCATCTCTCGGTGTGGTGAGGTCATTTTGACCTGGTCTACGGCGTGTTAGATCTTTTTGGATTTCTTCTTCTGGAAACGGAAGGCCCGCAGGCACTCCATCCACAACCACTCCGACGGATGTTCCGTGAGACTCTCCAAAGGTCGATACTCGAAAAATTTTTCCCCAACTTGATGGCATATACGGACAATGAAAATGGAGATTGCATTCTCTCCAATAAAGTTTTTCATGAACTTGGAATGCACTCAATCTTCAATGGACCCAAATATAAGGCAATTGCCCTTAGCATGGGACTCCATTTTTTGGTCCTTTTGTCGTATCTGGCAAAGGACAGCTTAAGTGACATAGATTCTACTCACATCAAACTCAAAGAAGGTGGAAGTTTTTCCGTAATCCAATTGCATATTTCCACAGGATTGGGTGAATCAAAGGAATCCGTTTCCCCTACCCAATCCGCAGACAGGGGAACCAAAACGACCGAGGACGAAATCTCGGAATTCCAAAATTGTCTGAGTTATCCCAGTTTGGCTTTGGAACAAAAACTGGAAGACCATTGTGTGTACCAACTTTCTGTGAAAGAAGATGGTTCCTTGGAAAAAATTGCAGTGGTCACCGCATGTAGGTATGCGGTTTTTGATCAACAGGTGCGACGCCAACTTTCGGAATGGAAGTTCCAATACACCAAAGGCAAAGAATTTGTTTTACCCATTAGGTTCCGTTTAGATGTCCGAGACTAATCCACATTCTGAAGAAAGTGCTTGGTATATCGTTTACACGAAACCCCGAGCCGAAAAAAAACTCAGTGAACTTCTCCGTAAGTATCATATCGAAAACTACTTACCAATACGGAAAGAAAGGAAAAAATGGACAGATCGTTTCAAATGGATCCATGTTCCTGTACTACCCTCTTATATTTTTGTGCGGATTGTGTTTTGGAGAGATAAAAATAAAGTCCTTCAATTGCCAGGTTCCGTTCAATTCGTTTTCCATAAAGGGCAACCTGCTATCGTGGAACAAAACGATTTGGATGTTTTGGAAAAAGGCCTACAAGAGTATGCGGAGTCTTTAAAAATGAACCCAGAATTGTTATTACAAAAAGGTAAATTGGTTAGAATCATTGATGGATCTTTTGTTGGTAAAACCATGGAAATCATCAAGGTAAAAAACAAAACCCTTGTTGTTTGTCGAATTCCAGGAGTGGAAACAATTTTTTCGTATGAAATCAATATGGACCATATGGCTTGGGAGGAATTAATCCAATGAAAGAAAAAGATACTTTAGGTATAATCAAGCAAGCATTAGACGACGAAATCTCTTCCCTTGTCTATTTTAGAGAAAATTTAGACCCTTCTGTCAAAAACTGCATCGATTTGATTTTAAATTCGAAAGGAAAGGTGATTGTCACAGGAGTCGGTAAATCTGGTGACATCGCAAAAAAAATCTCACATACTCTTTCCTCCACAGGAACATCAGCGTATTTTTTACACCCAACTGACGCGTCTCACGGAGATTCTGGAATTGTTGGTCCAGACGATGTTGTCCTTGCCATTGGAAAAAGTGGTGAATCTGAAGAACTCAATTATATCTTACCCACTCTTCGCAAAATTGGGGCAAAAATTGTTGGGATCACTGCAAACTCAAAATCAAAGTTAGCTGAACTTTCCGATGTGGTCATCATCACACCAGTATTAAAAGAAGCCTGTCCCTTAGACTTGGCGCCCACTTCGAGTACGACAATTGCCCTTGTTTTAGGAGATGCGATTGCGGTTGCCCTTATGGAATTAAAAGAATTCAAAGCAGATGACTTTGCATTATACCATCCAGCGGGCCGTTTGGGTAAAAGGCTTTCATTGTACTTATCTGATGTCATGCGAAAAGGAGAACGGAATGCATCCATTCCTGTAAACGCGAACCTGGAAGTGATCTTAAAAGAAATCACTGAAAAAGGAATTGGTGCCACAGGTGTTGTCGATGAAAATTTTAAACTCGTTGGTCTCATCACTGATTTCGATATTAGAAAGTACCTCACAAAACACACATTATCTCCAAGTGTGACTGCAAAAGAAATGATGAACCCAAATCCCAATCATTATTTACCAAATGAAAAAGCTTACGATGTTCTCATCAATATGGAAGGCAGAGAGCGCCCCATTTCTGTCGCACCAGTCGTTGATGAAAATGGGATTTTTGTTGGGATGATTTCATTACACGATTTATTACAAAAAGGATTATAAGCTGATATGCCAGATTCATACAAAATTGTTGCTTCTGTTGGTGAAGATGAACTTCGTCACTTGCAAAAAAAAGATGTGAAAGAAGTAGATGTGATCGAAGTTCGTTTGGATTTATTTTCTAGAAACTATATCCAAAAAGAGATGAAAAAAAAGATCAAAGCACT of the Leptospira biflexa serovar Patoc strain 'Patoc 1 (Paris)' genome contains:
- a CDS encoding BtrH N-terminal domain-containing protein codes for the protein MKIENLKPFDGQHCETTATGTLLRQLNIDLSEPMLFGLGEGLGFIFWNMKTMNFPFIGGRIKPDLLTQNIIKNLNLELISNETSSKQKAWDNVKQLLNKGKVVGLKLDCYHLEYFSKPIHFAGHYTAIYGYDKEYAFLVDTKQQGGQVKTSLKSLELARSEKGPMASKNLYYIINKTNKKFDLKKVIPTAIRNNAIDYLNPPINNIGYKGILKTSKEISKWFETTNEITGDFSTSAMLMQKAGTGGALFRNLYRDFLQESYELLKLGTLAQAHKEFIEIANLWTDVSNLFLKVSKSKEKKDIVQASEILKQLSEKEKEVMEKLVKI
- a CDS encoding response regulator transcription factor; translated protein: MNRPKVYKILLLEDDESSAKLLLHTLERYNFDVTHVVDGMSGLTKVRNNSYDLVISDVNMPYLDGISFLEKGKDMLKLTPVIMLTAVGEKDQVKRAAVNNVTAYLLKPIANQALLEKIAQVLQLKPENIIDKKEFPLVVNVTELSISQMQLDIKGCPGKKSAEEIYDRFMLTLAGRASFTNLRMNLDNAFFYEVRALQILDDLIAKILKQTNIRASSLFVDSEFFSNHVVDLQPYTYLSEVNIISK
- a CDS encoding NuoI/complex I 23 kDa subunit family protein, whose product is MGTVNVVNVAKKHQFSWYEKFYFWSIGKGLWITLKHFVKVAFFNKQVTIEYPDKKRQYSTRFRGMHSMKRDEQGRERCTACFCCMWICPANAIHIEAAEVTAERQHLHPEDKYAKKFEINLLRCIFCGLCEEACPKGAIYLDGTGEMAADNREDLFLTKERMMEKTGGPILGQRN
- a CDS encoding UpxY family transcription antiterminator, whose translation is MSETNPHSEESAWYIVYTKPRAEKKLSELLRKYHIENYLPIRKERKKWTDRFKWIHVPVLPSYIFVRIVFWRDKNKVLQLPGSVQFVFHKGQPAIVEQNDLDVLEKGLQEYAESLKMNPELLLQKGKLVRIIDGSFVGKTMEIIKVKNKTLVVCRIPGVETIFSYEINMDHMAWEELIQ
- the aroC gene encoding chorismate synthase, coding for MPSSWGKIFRVSTFGESHGTSVGVVVDGVPAGLPFPEEEIQKDLTRRRPGQNDLTTPRDEKDRMVVESGVFEGKTTGSPILMKVNNQNTIGSDYDEMAHVFRPSHADYTYSEKYGHRAHVGGGRSSVRETIGRVAAAGLARVILENELGISTVGFVDSIGPIDSNITEDEYPISRDLVDQFPTRCPKASANEEMETLIRKLRDEGDSVGGVVKVVVRNLPPGLGDPVYDKLDADLAKAILSISACKGFEVGSGFSGTRQTGSTHNDEFYIEEGTGKVKTRTNRSGGIQGGISNGMDLVIRAAFKPTSTIKKEQKTINDQNKETILKAKGRHDPCVLPRAVPIVEAVVNLVLVDAYLYQRALQPKWFMKYANLNAIPNQ
- the vapB gene encoding type II toxin-antitoxin system antitoxin VapB; translation: MNRAKLFKNGDSQAVRLPKEFRFKGKEVYIRKDGNCVIISPIDDAVDRLWKSLNDFSDDFLIERNQPKSFDKRNSI
- a CDS encoding SH3 domain-containing protein, which encodes MKSKYYFFLMLLLLGCSEKKVESEQGSLQRFVTQIPAAQVYDSIDLTKVSLTIPWKSIVMIKKMVQNKDQISVIHFTYEGKDYYGKNSDFSERKPELFMRVNVNSRLRLREKPNKDSNVLEKIPNGYVSSVLAIDPKLVTIDSIKGYWFQIAYNGKSGWIFSGYTITTWSEHQLNWADSLSFEPEELSSNLADLQNELMDYEINEQNSINGYDLILAKRKNQTEMEECIEGQKLFIYNKKENFIYKSDRFSTSIAKLDHPFKNAILVREEHCGCCCPSSSESIIHLGKTPIKMESFLKDNSMSCSFIYGETSFRYEVTNKFTDNQENLKYVRTPDCYEFFNSTNDIDIDSEVSIVPTKISNEYFVYSKYGKTLEVEVFKNEGIPKQYKTLWETSHAELK
- a CDS encoding acetyl-CoA C-acetyltransferase is translated as MGNSYIIDAVRTPRGKGKKRGTLASVHPQELAAATLKAIQSRTGIDPKTVEEVVMGCVSQVADQAACIARYAVMAAHWPKDVPGYTVNRFCGSGLQALNNVANHVASGAMELGVGGGVESMSRVKMGDDMIGRDFNVGNDKIAAHYNLVPQGISADLIATKYDISREEADRFAESSQQKAHAAIQNGYFKKSVIPITLDDGTVVTEEENPRLESDYAFLSSLGPVFKTIGEKELDAIALRSYPEVKKINHIHTLGNSSGIVDGAAAILVTNDDGLKKYGLKPRAKILATVATGEDPTIMLTGPVSASQKALKQAGLSVKDIDLWEINEAFASVVLYVKKTLGIDESKINVNGGAIALGHPLGATGAILTGTVLDELERRDLRYGLITLCIGGGMGIATIIERLK
- a CDS encoding LIC_10042 family TonB-like protein, producing MHSIFNGPKYKAIALSMGLHFLVLLSYLAKDSLSDIDSTHIKLKEGGSFSVIQLHISTGLGESKESVSPTQSADRGTKTTEDEISEFQNCLSYPSLALEQKLEDHCVYQLSVKEDGSLEKIAVVTACRYAVFDQQVRRQLSEWKFQYTKGKEFVLPIRFRLDVRD
- a CDS encoding 2Fe-2S iron-sulfur cluster-binding protein, which produces MVKIKIDGVEYEVDEKKNLIDATKEVGVEIPYFCYHPALSIVGMCRMCLIEIEGVPRLQAACNTPVKEGMGIITKSDRVKEARAGTMEFLLANHPLDCPVCDKAGECRLQDNAFGSGTGHSRFEFEKRNIPQEEIGTNLIINHNRCIVCYRCVRFEEEKVGESNLGLFERGNHSIIGLAKSEPIDHNYQGALADICPVGALLNNKTLFKSRVWWYKSHKSVCHGCSTGCNVTTNVRDNKMYRYMVRENFDQGMFFLCDKGRFDLDWMNDNRLFSYLESGKPSTSQVVISKIIDRLKDAKSIAVLGGAHESNETLEALKQNLQTLSRELSGKSIQWETRVTDAQNKETEQVDFLLTKDYHPNTKGAVDLGLTTPSGISGIVSAVKQGSIDLVILLKESIPEGIDPTQVISLDTNLTDAAKNASLAAPIQIFCEAEGSFTNKNGLKQTFEKSMNPIQGLQTSAGVVELIVKTMTKKMEASVGNR
- the vapC gene encoding type II toxin-antitoxin system tRNA(fMet)-specific endonuclease VapC — encoded protein: MNHYLLDTNICIYIINKKPENVYQKFKKISLDNIFISSITEFELRYGVQKSQKADKNQKTLNEFLGYLNVINFDSESASVAGTIRTKLEKKGEIIGPYDLLIASQAIASDIILVTNNEKEYKRIKELKIENWIN